A region from the Stutzerimonas stutzeri genome encodes:
- the aceK gene encoding bifunctional isocitrate dehydrogenase kinase/phosphatase, whose product MGRVSPDAEIARQILLGFDDYREQFRLITEGARARFEQAQWQDAQRASAARINLYEQKVAETAANLRSIFEADVLLDVDRWPLVKKAYIEQINPRFDDELSETWYNSIFCTLFSHDCISDGTMFIHTTRPSNRAHERMAQIRRYRPGGDLHGMLAQILTDFAFAVPYADRSGDLRRLETQLQMALPDWVCKDPELTVELFCSVLYRNKGAYLVGRIFTRDEQWPLVVPLLHQEGKGIVADALITDEAEVSIIFSFTRSYFMVEVPIPADFISFLKRIMPGKHIAELYTSIGFYKHGKSEFYRALINHLATTDDRFVMAPGVRGMVMSVFTLPGFNTVFKIIKDRFSHAKNVSRATVIEKYRLVKSVDRVGRMADTQEFADFRFPKAKFEPECLAELLEVAPSTVEVQGDTVLVRHCWTERRMTPLNIYVENASEQQVKDALEDYGLAIKQLAAANIFPGDMLLKNFGVTRHGRVVFYDYDEICFLTEVNFRYIPEARYPEDEMASEPWYSVGPNDVFPEEFPRFLFADLQQRRLFAKLHGELYDANYWKGLQQAIGDGKVIDVFPYRRKPEPGR is encoded by the coding sequence ATGGGCCGTGTATCACCTGACGCCGAGATCGCCCGACAGATTCTGCTGGGCTTCGATGACTATCGAGAGCAGTTCCGATTGATCACCGAAGGCGCACGGGCTCGCTTCGAGCAGGCGCAGTGGCAGGACGCGCAACGAGCCTCGGCGGCCCGGATCAACCTGTACGAGCAGAAGGTCGCGGAAACGGCGGCCAACCTGCGTTCGATATTCGAAGCCGACGTCCTGCTCGACGTGGATCGCTGGCCGCTTGTGAAAAAGGCGTACATCGAACAGATCAACCCACGCTTCGATGATGAGCTATCCGAGACCTGGTACAACTCCATCTTTTGCACGCTGTTCAGCCACGACTGTATCAGCGACGGTACCATGTTCATCCACACGACCCGTCCGTCGAATCGTGCTCACGAGCGGATGGCCCAGATTCGCCGCTACCGGCCCGGCGGCGATCTGCACGGCATGCTTGCGCAGATCCTCACCGACTTCGCCTTCGCTGTGCCTTATGCGGACCGCAGCGGCGACCTGCGGCGGCTCGAGACTCAGCTGCAAATGGCTTTGCCCGATTGGGTGTGCAAGGACCCAGAGTTGACGGTGGAGCTGTTCTGCTCCGTGCTCTACCGCAACAAAGGTGCCTATCTGGTCGGCAGGATCTTCACTCGCGACGAGCAATGGCCGCTGGTGGTACCGCTGTTGCACCAGGAGGGTAAAGGCATCGTCGCCGATGCACTGATCACTGACGAGGCGGAAGTCTCGATCATTTTCTCGTTCACGCGCTCGTACTTCATGGTCGAGGTGCCGATTCCTGCGGATTTCATCAGCTTCCTCAAGCGCATCATGCCGGGTAAGCACATTGCCGAACTCTACACCTCGATCGGCTTTTACAAGCATGGCAAATCGGAGTTCTACCGCGCGCTGATCAACCATCTGGCCACCACTGATGACCGCTTCGTCATGGCGCCGGGTGTGCGCGGCATGGTGATGAGTGTCTTCACGCTGCCTGGGTTCAACACCGTATTCAAGATCATCAAGGATCGCTTCTCCCACGCCAAGAATGTCAGCCGTGCGACGGTCATCGAGAAGTACCGGTTGGTCAAGAGTGTCGATCGGGTAGGGCGAATGGCCGACACCCAGGAATTCGCCGATTTCCGCTTCCCCAAGGCCAAGTTTGAACCCGAGTGCCTTGCAGAGCTGCTGGAGGTTGCTCCGTCGACGGTCGAGGTGCAGGGCGATACGGTGCTGGTTCGTCACTGCTGGACCGAACGCCGGATGACGCCGTTGAACATCTATGTGGAAAATGCCAGCGAGCAGCAGGTCAAGGATGCGCTGGAGGATTATGGCCTGGCGATCAAGCAACTCGCGGCGGCCAATATTTTTCCCGGCGATATGCTGCTGAAGAATTTCGGTGTGACACGTCATGGCCGAGTAGTGTTCTATGACTATGACGAGATTTGCTTCCTAACCGAAGTGAACTTCCGGTATATCCCAGAGGCGCGTTATCCCGAAGACGAAATGGCGTCCGAGCCGTGGTATTCGGTCGGCCCGAACGACGTGTTCCCTGAAGAATTTCCGCGTTTCCTGTTCGCAGATCTGCAGCAGCGACGGCTGTTCGCCAAGCTGCACGGCGAACTCTATGACGCCAACTACTGGAAGGGCCTGCAGCAAGCGATAGGCGACGGTAAGGTGATCGACGTTTTCCCCTACCGGCGCAAGCCAGAGCCCGGACGATGA
- a CDS encoding DMT family transporter, whose product MRPLDLVRLLGLAAIWGASFLFMRIIAPELGTFPTAFLRVSFACVGLLAILAAMRIRWDFRGKLKLCLILGMINSGIPFALYALAAQYLPTGYSAIFNATTPMMGVIIGALFFAETLTAAKLTGVLFGLSGVALLTRTGPVAFDAHLLIGALACLGATACYGFGGFLTRRWINQHGGLSSELVAFGSQAGAVLCLLPLFAFSVLTAPPASWGAGSVWLSLAGLGIVCTAFAYILYFRLLADIGPVRTLTVTFIIPPFGVLWGVMFLGERLDWAYAYGGALIAVALWLVLKQTPATVAAPAAEAASNAPVPAGTPARAPSQSAPCQPD is encoded by the coding sequence ATGCGCCCTCTCGATCTCGTTCGTCTGCTTGGTCTCGCCGCCATCTGGGGCGCCAGTTTTCTATTCATGCGAATCATCGCGCCGGAGCTGGGAACCTTCCCGACCGCGTTCTTACGGGTGTCGTTCGCGTGTGTCGGCCTGTTGGCCATCCTGGCGGCGATGCGGATCCGCTGGGACTTCCGCGGGAAACTGAAGTTGTGCCTGATTCTGGGCATGATCAATTCGGGCATTCCGTTCGCACTCTACGCGCTGGCGGCCCAGTACCTGCCGACCGGCTACTCCGCCATTTTCAACGCGACCACGCCCATGATGGGGGTCATCATCGGAGCGTTGTTCTTTGCCGAAACACTTACAGCGGCGAAGCTGACCGGGGTGCTGTTTGGCCTGAGCGGCGTGGCCCTGCTGACCCGCACCGGCCCCGTCGCCTTCGACGCTCATCTGTTGATAGGCGCCCTCGCCTGCCTGGGCGCAACCGCATGCTACGGATTCGGCGGCTTCCTGACCCGCCGCTGGATCAATCAACACGGCGGGCTCAGCAGCGAGCTGGTCGCATTCGGCAGCCAGGCGGGCGCCGTCCTGTGCCTGTTGCCCCTGTTCGCCTTTTCCGTGCTGACCGCGCCGCCCGCCTCCTGGGGTGCCGGTTCCGTCTGGCTCAGCCTTGCCGGGCTCGGCATCGTTTGCACGGCCTTCGCCTACATTCTGTATTTTCGCCTGCTGGCGGACATCGGCCCGGTCCGAACCCTCACGGTGACCTTTATCATTCCGCCATTCGGTGTGCTGTGGGGGGTTATGTTTCTCGGCGAGCGACTGGACTGGGCCTACGCTTACGGCGGCGCATTGATTGCCGTAGCGCTCTGGCTCGTGTTGAAGCAGACGCCAGCCACAGTGGCGGCGCCTGCTGCCGAAGCGGCTAGTAACGCTCCGGTACCGGCCGGAACACCAGCACGAGCCCCATCACAATCAGCGCCATGCCAACCAGACTAA
- a CDS encoding DMT family transporter — MMFFSRTAAVAHATTALFVLLWSSGAIVSKLGLAYASPFAFLLVRFLIALLAVLAVTKWAALSPPDRWAARWLAVVTGLVLLGSYQIFYLLALDLQVTPGVMATVLGVQPILTAVLLERKALRPLRLFGLLLGLAGLVLVVYQSIGVGGLSGAGVGCALLALSSITLGSMLQKHVQGDPLRAMPLQYLAGLALCSFVATTQPLDLTLEPGFWLSVLWMGLVISVAATLLLYRLIANGNLVNVTSLFYLVPAVTAVMDYLVFGNRLAALSLVGMALIVMGLVLVFRPVPERY, encoded by the coding sequence ATGATGTTCTTTTCTCGTACCGCAGCGGTCGCGCACGCGACCACTGCTCTGTTCGTGTTGCTGTGGAGCAGCGGCGCAATCGTATCCAAGTTGGGCCTGGCATATGCATCGCCGTTTGCCTTTCTCTTGGTGCGCTTCCTAATCGCATTGCTGGCGGTGCTGGCCGTGACGAAGTGGGCGGCGTTGTCGCCGCCCGACAGGTGGGCGGCGCGCTGGCTGGCGGTAGTAACCGGCTTGGTGTTGCTGGGTAGCTATCAGATATTTTATCTGCTGGCCCTGGATCTACAGGTGACGCCGGGGGTCATGGCAACCGTGCTCGGTGTCCAGCCGATCCTCACGGCGGTGTTGCTGGAACGGAAGGCCTTGCGTCCACTGCGGCTGTTCGGTCTGTTGCTCGGTCTGGCCGGGCTAGTGCTGGTGGTCTACCAGAGCATAGGTGTGGGTGGGTTATCCGGGGCGGGTGTGGGCTGCGCCTTGCTGGCGCTGTCGAGTATCACCCTTGGCTCCATGCTGCAAAAACATGTTCAGGGCGATCCACTGCGCGCCATGCCTCTGCAGTACCTTGCCGGCCTGGCGCTTTGTTCGTTCGTCGCGACAACGCAGCCGTTGGACCTGACGCTTGAGCCGGGCTTCTGGCTGTCGGTGCTCTGGATGGGGTTAGTGATCTCGGTTGCAGCCACGCTGCTGCTGTACCGGCTGATCGCCAATGGCAATCTGGTCAACGTGACCAGCCTGTTCTATCTGGTGCCTGCGGTAACCGCCGTGATGGATTATCTAGTATTCGGCAATCGCCTGGCAGCGCTTAGTCTGGTTGGCATGGCGCTGATTGTGATGGGGCTCGTGCTGGTGTTCCGGCCGGTACCGGAGCGTTACTAG
- the cysK gene encoding cysteine synthase A, with protein MSRIFADNAQAIGNTPLVMINRLGPKGVSIMAKIEGRNPAHSVKCRIGAAMIWDAEESGRLKPGMTIVEPTSGNTGIGLAFVAAARGYKLMLTMPASMSLERRKVLKALGAELVLTEPAKGMKGAIEKASEIAASNPEQYYLPQQFENPSNPAIHEKTTGPEIWNDTEGNIDVLVSGVGTGGTITGVSRYIKNTKGKKLLSVAVEPTSSPVITQTLAGEEVKPSPHKIQGIGAGFVPKNLDLAMVDQVEQVSDEEAKAMALRLMREEGILCGISCGAAMAAAVRLAERPEMQGKNIVVILPDSGERYLSTMLFADLFGEQELQQ; from the coding sequence ATGAGCCGCATCTTTGCTGACAATGCGCAGGCCATCGGGAACACTCCGTTGGTGATGATCAATCGGCTGGGGCCCAAGGGCGTCAGCATCATGGCCAAGATCGAGGGCCGTAACCCGGCTCACTCGGTCAAATGCCGGATCGGGGCCGCGATGATCTGGGACGCGGAAGAAAGCGGCCGTCTCAAGCCTGGCATGACCATCGTCGAGCCGACGTCTGGGAATACCGGCATCGGCCTGGCTTTCGTCGCGGCGGCGCGTGGCTACAAACTTATGCTGACGATGCCTGCCTCGATGAGTCTGGAGCGACGCAAGGTACTCAAGGCGCTTGGGGCCGAGCTGGTACTCACCGAGCCGGCCAAGGGCATGAAGGGCGCGATCGAGAAGGCCTCGGAAATCGCCGCGTCGAACCCCGAGCAATACTATTTGCCACAGCAGTTCGAGAATCCGTCAAACCCGGCGATTCATGAGAAGACTACCGGCCCGGAAATCTGGAACGACACCGAAGGCAACATCGATGTGCTTGTATCGGGCGTCGGCACGGGCGGGACCATCACCGGTGTGTCGCGTTATATCAAGAACACCAAGGGCAAGAAGCTCCTCAGTGTGGCGGTCGAACCGACCAGCTCACCGGTAATCACCCAGACCCTCGCCGGTGAGGAGGTCAAGCCCAGCCCGCACAAGATCCAGGGTATCGGGGCGGGGTTCGTGCCGAAGAATCTCGATCTCGCCATGGTCGACCAGGTTGAGCAGGTCAGCGATGAAGAGGCCAAAGCCATGGCGCTGCGCTTGATGCGAGAGGAAGGCATCCTTTGCGGCATCTCCTGCGGCGCCGCGATGGCGGCCGCCGTGCGCTTGGCCGAGCGCCCCGAAATGCAGGGCAAGAACATCGTGGTGATCCTGCCCGACTCCGGTGAACGCTATCTGTCCACCATGTTGTTTGCCGACCTGTTCGGTGAGCAGGAATTGCAGCAGTGA
- a CDS encoding DUF748 domain-containing protein has protein sequence MKKRYQLPLWILLSIALLLLIAHLALPYLVLNYLNDKMADMGEYRGHVDDVDLAWWRGAYRADGVLIEKKNERVQAPLFTAPTIDIGVSWRALWEDHALVGEVQLEHPQLNFVDGQGADDSQTGEGVDWRERLEDLVPFTLNELRVTDGQLSFRNFEADPQVHIYANAINASLYNLTNTAGGQGRVATFEGTAKFLNHAPMEATARFDPYTDWEDFKVNLRVTDVDLTKLNDFSNAYGNFDFAGGTGDLVMEVEANDSQLSGYIKPLLHNVDVFNFEQDVENEDKGFFRGIWEAVVGGSEEVLQNQSKDQFATRVELSGSTKNTEVSPFQAFIAILRNAFVEAFSTRFERSLGEEDE, from the coding sequence ATGAAAAAACGCTACCAACTGCCGTTGTGGATACTGCTGTCGATCGCCCTGCTCCTGCTGATCGCTCACCTGGCTTTGCCGTACTTGGTACTTAACTACCTGAACGACAAGATGGCGGACATGGGCGAGTATCGCGGCCATGTCGACGACGTGGACCTGGCGTGGTGGCGAGGAGCCTATCGGGCAGATGGCGTCCTCATCGAGAAGAAGAACGAGCGGGTTCAGGCACCACTTTTCACCGCACCGACGATCGACATCGGCGTGAGCTGGCGGGCGCTGTGGGAGGATCACGCGCTGGTCGGAGAGGTGCAGCTGGAGCACCCGCAACTGAATTTCGTCGATGGCCAAGGGGCCGACGACTCGCAGACCGGCGAAGGCGTCGACTGGCGCGAGCGGCTGGAAGACCTGGTGCCGTTCACCCTTAACGAATTGCGCGTAACCGATGGCCAGCTGTCATTTCGTAACTTCGAAGCCGACCCACAGGTGCACATCTACGCCAATGCGATCAATGCAAGCCTCTACAACCTGACCAATACCGCCGGTGGGCAGGGTCGCGTCGCGACGTTCGAAGGCACGGCCAAATTCCTCAATCACGCGCCGATGGAAGCCACCGCCCGCTTCGACCCGTACACCGATTGGGAGGACTTCAAGGTGAACCTGCGCGTGACCGACGTGGACCTGACCAAGCTGAACGATTTCAGCAATGCCTACGGAAACTTCGATTTTGCCGGAGGTACCGGCGACCTGGTTATGGAGGTCGAAGCCAACGACAGCCAACTGTCCGGCTATATCAAACCCTTGCTTCACAACGTCGACGTGTTCAATTTCGAGCAGGATGTCGAAAACGAGGACAAAGGCTTCTTTCGCGGCATCTGGGAAGCGGTGGTCGGCGGCAGCGAAGAAGTCTTGCAGAACCAGAGCAAGGACCAGTTCGCGACGCGGGTCGAGCTCTCTGGAAGCACCAAGAATACCGAGGTCAGCCCGTTCCAGGCCTTTATCGCGATCCTGCGCAACGCCTTCGTGGAGGCATTCTCCACCCGTTTCGAACGGTCGTTGGGAGAGGAAGATGAGTAA